The Mangifera indica cultivar Alphonso chromosome 19, CATAS_Mindica_2.1, whole genome shotgun sequence nucleotide sequence TTTGCCTTCTGTAGAGTGATGCCAAACTTGTCTTCCATGTCCATTTCTTCTGGCATAATGCCATCATCAAGCTTCCAATCAAAGGCGTGAAGAAGCGAGGCCAACATTAAATGCAGCATTCTGATTGCCAGTGGCAATCCAAGGCAGATTCGCCGCCCACCACCGAACGGAATGAGCTCAAAATATCTGCCCTTGACATCAACATTGGACCCCAAGAATCTTTCTGGGAGAAAAGTGTTGGGATCATCCCAGAAGTTTTCGTCTCTGCCAATTGCCCATACATTGACTAAAACTTAGGCGTCCTTTGGAATTGGGAAGCCGTTGATTTCCATGTCTGTGGAGGATTTGCGGGGAACCAAAAAGGGAACCGGTAGATGCAATCTTAAAGTTTCTTTGATGATTGCTAAATAAGGCTTGTTATTTAgcagatatatttaaaaactaaaattctattaaaaaattttcctaggtttaaaaactaacaaattcccccaccccacccaaagtttaaaaaataagtgtTTCCCCTTAAGATTTTTAGATAGCAATAACAATGGCcgcattctctctccctcccaacttTTCTTTTAGTCTTTGTTCCATTCCCAACCATCACTAACCAACAAAACTGGTCAATGAAGACTTGTCTTCATCTTCAGCCAAAAACGATGAAGGTGCTCTATTCTTGATGCTTCTCTTGTTATGTCAGCATCAAGGCAAATCAAGCCAAATTTGAGTGAAATCTCTAGCTCGATTTTGTTGGATTTTACATCAAACAAGAGAGAAGTGGGGGCAGTGAAGGGGGGATGCAACATCAGCTAAGTCTTGATAGAGGAGGATGCCAACTACAAAGGGAGAACAACGTTGGAGCTAAGCTAGAAACTGGTGCTGTAGGAGGGgttgaaactgtcattttttataaGGCTGGGGGGAAGGCTGCATATGGGAAAAAGATGAGAGATTGGAATCTAGACTTTGGGGTGAGGGGCGGAAGcagtttttaaatctaaaaaatatgagattaaaaagcaaaaataaaattttaaaactgaaGGATAATtctagaatttgattttaaataaaatttttaaaaaatgattttactcatgatagaaacaataaaatttaataggtaagtggatatttgagttttcaaaaattaactgGTGTAAGTTTGAGTTTACATTAAAGCTtgaatgggaataagtcttttgacctattataaaaataaaattttgtttctattccaacttatttttaaatttttaaattttatctttatcctatattagttttaaatttaaaattttatcacctCTATGACATTTTCTAACAATAAAACTCACCCTAAATCTGGGGTTATTAATTATTTTCgcctttattttgttttttatacatatgtaatcattttttttcttattatacaaatataccTACTTTTTAGTTTGACTTTGTCTTTAGAATGAGAAAAATCATCTGATAAAAAGCAAGGTTtagcaaaacaaaaagaaaaaccaaaaaagttgttaaaatattgtttcaaagttaaattagataaaatattgattaaataatcgGAAAAGTTTAGTAAATTAAGTAGAAAGAAAtgtttttgtaatattatgttgtttgaaaatgaaaatgtgtCAAATTGGGTTTTGCGCTTGGCTTGGTGGCTCAACCGACTGACCAAGTctgcataaatttatttttaaacattattatatttaaactttgaggCTTGGTCAGATGGGTTGATCCGGTGACTTGGCCAGATGGTTTGGTCAGGTGGCTTGGCCGGATGGGTTGGCTGGATGGCTTGACTAGATGGGTTGATTGAATGGCTTGGTCAGATGGTTTGGCCAAGGGGTTTGGTTGACTAACCAAGtctgtataaatttatttttaaatatgattatattcaAGCTTTGAACAACAAAGTCTTTGGATATCTGATTTGATCCAAGCATAACAGTTACAACAATAGTTGGAGTTGACATGATATATTCAAGCGTAGATACACATTCCAAGTAGCTTGAAGGGTATTTCCTTAGAGATAGCAGAGTTTGCAACGCTTCCACATTTTTACAGCGCATTTCCTTTGGTGCATGCAAGAAAGTAAATTTGAAACAAGTAAAAAAAGTTGGCTAAAATAATTAAGGGTAATCAATAATAGCTAATTAACATtatcccacccaaattttggtGCAAAAACCCTTTTCCACCCTAagcattaataaaattttcccacccaaaacaCTAACTCTGTTGGTCGAAGTGGAACAGAATAATGGgtaattaacattttcccacccaaaacaCTAACTTAGTTAATAGAAATAGTACACTAAAAtatacaattactataatacccttttgggctttttattattttacattcttattaatataaatctactaaaatacccttaatttgtattttacttTCCTAATTTATccttatataatatgtttttttttatatcattaatataatgacttaaatttctttaaaagaGGTATTTACTAGAGAGGGGTATTgttagaataaatattaaatttatttaaaaaattaaattcattaaaaatttactttaaaaagtttatatataaatttgtatatctattttaattaatatccctttttaacttctgtaattttcttttaattaaaacatgttgtatcaaactaattaacaattttaccgGCCTGGCGCAACTCGGGCCGGGCTTTTTCAATAGGGGTCTTGTCCGCCTTTGACAGCTCTAATTCCATCCCACTAACAACTTTAACcaaaacccaaaacaaaaacGAGTTCGGCTTTCAGTGTTGGACTGTTACCGAGTCCATGTCCAACACCAACACAGATTTCTTCAACTCGTTAATGCAGGCAAAATCCATACGAGGCCAAATCCATCCCAATTCCAGTTCAAAGCGTGTTTCTGTATTTGGAAAAACTACAATGACttataaacttgaaaatatGAAGATCATTTATTTGCTACCAAGTAAAACTTGTTCTATTTGCACGCGGCAGGGATGGCAAGAAGCGGCTTTGCCTTCTGTAGAGTGATGCCAAATTTGTCTTCCATGTCCATTTCTTCCGGCGTAATGCCATCTTCAAGCTTCCAATCAAAGGCGTGAAGAAGCGAGGCCAACATTAAACGTAGCATTCTGATTGCCACTGGCAATCCAGGGCAGATTCGTCGTCCCCCACCCTTTGACATCAACATTGGACCACAAGAATCTTTCCGGGAAAAAAGTATTGGGGTCATCCCATAAATATTCGTCTCTGCCAATTGTAAATGCATTCACTAAAAATCGGGCGTCCTTTGGGATTGTGAAGCCGTTGATTTCCATGTCTGTGGAGGATTTGTGGGGAATCAAAAAGGGTGCTGGCGGATGCAATCTCAAAGTTTCTTTGATGATTGCTTGTAAGTAAGGCAACTGAGTGATGTCTGATTCCTCAACTGGGTTCCCTTTGCTTATAGTTTCCTCCAGCTCTAACTGGGCTTTTGATAAGGCATCAGGATTCTGGAGGAGTTCGGCCATCGCCATTC carries:
- the LOC123203733 gene encoding cytochrome P450 76T24-like yields the protein MAMAELLQNPDALSKAQLELEETISKGNPVEESDITQLPYLQAIIKETLRLHPPAPFLIPHKSSTDMEINGFTIPKDARFLVNAFTIGRDEYLWDDPNTFFPERFLWSNVDVKGWGTTNLPWIASGNQNATFNVGLASSRL